A genomic region of Mesobacillus jeotgali contains the following coding sequences:
- a CDS encoding DMT family transporter: MKIRMGTAHLLVILLWGSAFAGIRHGLEGYSPEHLSFLRLLIGSLALVCYAAVIKMKLPEMKDWPVIFLFGFLGFAVYQTALSFGELTVSAGAASLLVSTSPVFIGLLGKMFFQERTGKWYWSGASISIIGIFFISFGAGGSFELGIGVLLILIASLSESLYFVFQKNYLDKYGALPFTAYTIWAATLFMAFYSPGIVSQITEAPLGATISAIYLGLFPTVVAYFAIAYITAQSGASEATSSLYLTPAASFLIAWIWLGEAPAILTIAGGVITLIGVSLTYFKGKNEMAGSSLNIKG; encoded by the coding sequence ATGAAAATTAGAATGGGAACAGCACACTTGCTTGTTATTTTATTATGGGGATCGGCTTTCGCTGGGATCAGGCATGGTCTCGAAGGATATTCACCAGAGCATTTGTCTTTCTTGAGGCTCTTAATCGGATCATTGGCTCTTGTTTGCTACGCAGCAGTAATAAAAATGAAACTTCCGGAGATGAAAGATTGGCCTGTGATATTTTTATTCGGATTCCTGGGTTTTGCAGTCTATCAAACTGCGCTTAGTTTTGGTGAACTAACTGTCAGCGCAGGTGCTGCCAGCCTGCTTGTTTCAACATCACCAGTTTTTATCGGATTATTAGGGAAGATGTTCTTCCAGGAGCGCACCGGGAAATGGTACTGGTCTGGCGCCTCCATCAGTATAATAGGGATTTTCTTCATTTCTTTTGGTGCTGGTGGGAGTTTTGAGCTTGGTATTGGGGTACTTCTTATACTAATTGCTTCATTATCTGAATCACTTTACTTTGTCTTTCAAAAGAATTATTTAGATAAATATGGGGCTCTTCCGTTCACGGCCTATACGATTTGGGCAGCCACCCTTTTCATGGCTTTCTATTCTCCTGGCATTGTATCTCAGATTACTGAAGCTCCATTAGGAGCAACGATTAGTGCGATTTACCTTGGTCTTTTTCCGACAGTGGTTGCTTACTTTGCTATAGCATATATTACAGCTCAATCCGGAGCCTCTGAAGCAACAAGTTCCTTATACCTTACTCCTGCTGCTTCTTTCCTTATCGCCTGGATATGGCTGGGAGAAGCACCGGCGATCCTGACAATAGCAGGTGGTGTGATTACCCTTATTGGAGTCTCCCTTACCTACTTCAAAGGGAAGAATGAAATGGCAGGATCCTCTTTAAATATCAAAGGATAG
- a CDS encoding FAD-binding domain-containing protein encodes MNIVLFNNDLRISDHQPLTEAARAGEVLPVYVVEPSQWKGTPLSARHFQFVVESLEELSKGIEEKGGELFLAIGKIETVLDKLLDTYDSINLFAHNDSRLMEKIKEWAQQNQQLLFSFGPDLENISVKLLNNRLNSYLKEPIAEVPNRIDVPSKTPDFLFADFKKLNNFRVKGSKIRFGQQGGEMKAIETLDSFLEGRFANYIENQQKPLPSSLSSSRLSAYITWGNISVRYIYQKADEKLQACELEEDKIQLAEFLSKLTARVKICCMKMQHQQMAGVRGIKTDWNEDWFQRWLQGRTGIPIIDAAMRSLEKTGWMNFSLRAMVTSFIANTLLLDEKKPSAALAELYLDYEPAVHDFYIQQQAGMIGRMKIIDPVKVGRQLDPDGTFIRRYIPELSKLPDEYIHEPWLYPAFYQLGYEAPMVDVNKAYKNARLQYQAIRNEGKPGRKKEEGETEQLSFDI; translated from the coding sequence ATGAACATCGTCTTATTCAATAATGATTTGCGTATTTCCGATCATCAGCCTTTGACTGAAGCAGCCAGGGCGGGAGAGGTATTGCCGGTGTATGTAGTTGAGCCTTCACAATGGAAGGGAACGCCGCTTTCAGCCCGCCATTTTCAATTTGTTGTTGAAAGTCTGGAGGAGTTGTCAAAGGGTATTGAGGAAAAGGGGGGGGAACTCTTTCTAGCAATAGGTAAGATTGAGACAGTTTTGGACAAATTGCTGGACACTTATGATTCTATAAATTTATTTGCGCACAATGATAGCAGGTTAATGGAAAAAATTAAGGAGTGGGCGCAGCAAAATCAGCAGCTTCTTTTTTCTTTTGGTCCGGACCTTGAAAATATCTCAGTAAAGCTTTTAAATAATCGTTTGAACTCTTATTTAAAAGAACCGATAGCTGAAGTGCCAAACAGGATTGATGTACCGTCAAAAACACCGGATTTTCTGTTCGCTGATTTTAAAAAGCTTAATAATTTCAGAGTCAAGGGATCTAAAATCCGCTTTGGGCAGCAAGGGGGAGAAATGAAGGCAATTGAAACGCTGGATTCTTTCCTCGAAGGCAGATTCGCAAACTACATCGAAAACCAGCAAAAGCCGCTGCCATCCTCGCTTTCATCCTCAAGGCTTTCTGCTTATATAACATGGGGGAACATATCAGTCCGGTACATTTATCAGAAAGCTGACGAAAAATTGCAAGCATGTGAGCTGGAGGAAGATAAAATACAGCTTGCAGAGTTTTTATCAAAGCTTACTGCCAGGGTCAAAATTTGCTGTATGAAAATGCAACATCAACAAATGGCAGGTGTAAGGGGAATCAAAACGGACTGGAATGAAGATTGGTTCCAGCGCTGGCTTCAGGGAAGGACGGGAATCCCAATTATTGATGCAGCAATGAGGAGTCTGGAAAAAACGGGATGGATGAACTTTTCGTTGCGTGCCATGGTTACCTCTTTTATTGCTAATACTTTATTGTTGGATGAGAAGAAGCCATCCGCTGCCCTGGCAGAGTTGTATTTAGACTACGAACCAGCTGTGCATGATTTCTATATTCAGCAACAAGCGGGTATGATAGGGAGGATGAAAATCATTGACCCTGTTAAGGTAGGCAGGCAGCTTGATCCAGATGGCACCTTCATTCGCCGATATATCCCTGAGTTAAGCAAGCTTCCGGACGAATACATTCACGAACCATGGCTTTATCCTGCTTTTTATCAGCTTGGCTATGAAGCACCTATGGTCGATGTGAATAAGGCGTATAAAAATGCCAGGCTTCAATACCAGGCTATAAGGAACGAAGGAAAGCCCGGCCGAAAAAAAGAGGAAGGGGAAACGGAGCAGCTATCCTTTGATATTTAA
- a CDS encoding DUF3307 domain-containing protein, producing the protein MLLLSLIIAHLLADFYLQTDHMVQDKLKNLKKHILHHFLVNIALLTAGWLLFYQGEDPVTTVVWPVLFITSTHLIIDLVKIKIVDQFTARENLNKLWFFVLDQLLHLFMLLIALQLFYQKSLVSNINRFIQLLFEEGRQLDASSTVLVIVIILILGTTVSGHIVRILLGSLPGQLLTFEGKYTFKNELKEPAYQQTSNGDRGLSEQYSYMIFNKHDMSRGKLIGYIERLLVILLTYYSSYPAIAFIVTSKSIARFKQMDDRDWAEYFLLGTLTSMFIGIMFGILLREILN; encoded by the coding sequence ATGCTTTTATTGAGTTTAATTATTGCGCATCTACTAGCCGATTTTTATCTTCAGACTGATCACATGGTGCAGGATAAGCTGAAAAATCTAAAAAAGCATATACTTCATCATTTCCTGGTAAACATAGCCCTGCTCACGGCAGGCTGGCTCTTATTTTATCAAGGGGAAGATCCGGTAACGACTGTCGTCTGGCCAGTTCTTTTCATAACAAGTACGCACCTAATCATTGACTTGGTGAAGATTAAAATTGTGGATCAATTTACTGCACGCGAAAATTTAAATAAACTATGGTTTTTTGTATTAGATCAGCTGCTGCATCTTTTCATGCTATTGATAGCGTTGCAGTTATTTTATCAAAAATCGCTAGTCTCTAATATTAATAGATTTATACAGCTTCTGTTCGAGGAAGGGCGGCAATTGGACGCTTCTAGTACGGTCCTCGTCATTGTAATTATTTTAATATTGGGGACAACGGTCAGCGGACATATAGTACGCATCCTTCTTGGCTCTCTGCCTGGGCAGCTGTTGACCTTCGAAGGGAAATATACTTTTAAAAATGAGCTGAAGGAGCCGGCATATCAACAAACCAGCAATGGAGATAGAGGACTGTCCGAGCAATACAGCTACATGATCTTCAACAAACACGATATGTCACGCGGGAAGCTGATTGGCTATATCGAGCGACTTCTAGTTATTTTACTTACATACTACAGTTCGTATCCGGCAATTGCCTTTATTGTTACATCGAAATCCATCGCCCGATTTAAACAAATGGACGATCGTGACTGGGCGGAATACTTTCTCCTTGGCACCTTGACGTCGATGTTCATAGGTATCATGTTCGGAATTCTTCTAAGGGAAATATTAAATTAG
- a CDS encoding peptidylprolyl isomerase translates to MAKKGYIQMQNGEKIEFELYPNEAPGTVANFEKLANEGFYNGLNFHRVIPGFVSQGGCPTGTGTGGPGYTIKCETEGNPHKHVPGSLSMAHAGKDTGGSQFFIVHESQPHLNGVHTVFGKVTSNLEAAKAMSNGDVMEKVVVTEE, encoded by the coding sequence ATGGCTAAAAAAGGATACATACAAATGCAAAATGGTGAGAAAATTGAATTTGAACTTTACCCAAATGAAGCTCCTGGAACAGTAGCGAACTTTGAAAAGCTTGCAAACGAAGGCTTCTATAACGGTTTGAATTTCCACCGTGTAATTCCTGGGTTTGTAAGCCAGGGAGGCTGCCCTACCGGAACAGGTACTGGTGGGCCCGGCTACACAATCAAGTGTGAAACTGAAGGAAATCCACATAAGCACGTACCGGGTTCACTATCAATGGCACATGCTGGAAAAGACACAGGTGGAAGCCAGTTCTTCATCGTACATGAATCACAGCCACACCTTAATGGCGTGCACACTGTATTCGGAAAAGTTACTTCTAATTTGGAAGCGGCTAAAGCAATGAGCAACGGAGACGTTATGGAAAAGGTCGTTGTTACCGAAGAATAA
- a CDS encoding VanZ family protein, translating into MLNLIDFKHKKWISAISYALFIIYIIIAVVLLFLSPYRQAAYEINSAGTNPYNIIPFKTITDYIKASSHINQSIWMSNLFGNVLAFFPLGIFLPWLFKRFMGFWRTISSVILATTSVETLQFATRVGSFDIDDIILNTIGGAIGYLLIKIFYLLRLKGKTNEH; encoded by the coding sequence ATGCTAAATCTAATAGATTTCAAACACAAGAAATGGATTTCAGCAATATCTTATGCATTATTCATCATTTACATCATCATTGCCGTAGTTTTATTGTTCCTTAGCCCATATAGGCAGGCTGCATATGAAATCAATTCTGCAGGCACCAATCCATATAACATCATCCCGTTTAAAACAATCACAGACTACATTAAGGCTTCTTCGCATATCAATCAAAGTATCTGGATGTCTAACTTATTTGGCAATGTTCTTGCCTTTTTCCCTCTAGGAATCTTCCTTCCCTGGTTGTTTAAAAGGTTCATGGGGTTTTGGCGAACGATCAGTTCTGTCATTCTGGCGACTACCTCGGTGGAGACCCTCCAGTTTGCAACCAGGGTTGGCAGTTTTGACATCGATGATATTATTCTAAACACAATAGGAGGTGCAATTGGCTACCTGCTAATCAAAATTTTTTATCTCCTTAGATTGAAGGGAAAAACAAATGAACATTAG
- a CDS encoding GNAT family N-acetyltransferase has protein sequence MNIRMLKDGEQPPWNLLLLADPSKDLVSKYLDKSFCYVVESENEGTIGVIVLMPISNHIIEIMNLAVDEFYQCKGVGTILLKHGIQTAAEKGYNRVEIGTGNSSINQLALYQKVGFRIIGIDHDFFIRNYEEPIYENGIQCRDMIRLSMPSSL, from the coding sequence ATGAACATTAGAATGTTAAAAGACGGCGAACAGCCGCCCTGGAATCTGCTTCTGCTGGCTGATCCTTCTAAAGATTTGGTTTCAAAATATTTAGATAAGAGTTTTTGCTATGTCGTTGAGTCGGAAAACGAAGGTACGATCGGAGTAATCGTCCTTATGCCGATTAGTAATCATATTATCGAAATTATGAACCTGGCAGTCGATGAATTTTACCAATGCAAGGGTGTAGGCACCATCCTGCTTAAGCATGGAATTCAAACTGCAGCCGAAAAAGGTTATAATAGGGTTGAAATCGGTACAGGTAATTCGAGTATTAACCAACTGGCTCTATATCAGAAAGTTGGCTTCAGAATCATTGGAATAGATCATGATTTCTTTATAAGGAATTATGAAGAACCCATTTATGAAAATGGCATCCAGTGCAGGGATATGATTCGATTATCGATGCCTTCGTCATTGTAA
- the mug gene encoding G/U mismatch-specific DNA glycosylase, with the protein MKPISDHLRENLDVIFVGFNPSIRSSETGHHYANPNNRFWKILFEAGITPRKYDSSEDYQLLDLGYGMTNIVARPTKAADEITKEEYQQGKLQLRKKIEKFSPKIVCFVGKGVYQQYSGKKNIPWGKQDEPIVDGTVDFVAPSSSGLVRMKMDEVVGIYKELPLLKERIISK; encoded by the coding sequence ATGAAGCCGATTTCTGATCATTTACGGGAAAATCTTGACGTCATTTTTGTTGGCTTCAATCCGAGCATCCGTTCTTCCGAAACAGGTCATCATTACGCCAATCCAAACAATAGATTTTGGAAGATTCTTTTTGAAGCAGGCATCACGCCAAGAAAGTATGATTCTTCAGAGGATTATCAGCTGCTGGATTTAGGCTACGGGATGACGAACATAGTTGCGCGTCCGACTAAAGCAGCGGATGAGATTACTAAAGAAGAATACCAGCAGGGGAAACTTCAGTTAAGAAAAAAAATCGAGAAATTCAGTCCTAAAATCGTTTGTTTCGTTGGTAAAGGCGTTTACCAGCAATACAGCGGCAAAAAAAATATTCCATGGGGAAAACAGGATGAACCTATCGTGGATGGTACCGTTGATTTCGTTGCTCCATCCTCAAGCGGGCTCGTGAGGATGAAGATGGATGAAGTAGTGGGGATATATAAAGAACTCCCATTATTGAAAGAACGTATAATATCCAAGTAA
- a CDS encoding YkoF family thiamine/hydroxymethylpyrimidine-binding protein yields the protein MKEILCGTSEITGARFSIYPMSDRFVDIILSSLKEVDTTKVWMMTDDVSTCVRGRSEHVFDVLKAILLNASIGGDHVVLNATFSNGCPGDSAGDAFMAEDSYLMNNELSQKISQKVAAQFALYPLGIPGYMDVIMDQVKTVDQQGVFSGGVHYASRMDGDANKVFAAMESAFEGARNSDSSHIVMTVTMSANSPSRKEDQ from the coding sequence ATGAAAGAGATTCTTTGCGGTACAAGCGAGATTACAGGGGCGAGATTTTCAATTTACCCAATGTCAGACAGGTTTGTGGACATTATCCTTTCTTCACTGAAAGAGGTAGACACAACCAAGGTATGGATGATGACGGATGATGTCAGCACTTGTGTGCGCGGTCGTTCTGAACATGTTTTTGACGTATTGAAAGCGATTTTACTTAATGCTTCAATCGGTGGAGACCATGTGGTCCTGAATGCTACGTTTTCAAATGGATGTCCTGGTGATAGTGCCGGTGATGCTTTCATGGCGGAAGATTCATATTTAATGAATAACGAACTTTCCCAAAAAATCAGCCAGAAGGTTGCAGCCCAGTTCGCTCTCTATCCCTTAGGTATTCCTGGATATATGGATGTTATTATGGATCAAGTAAAAACTGTTGACCAGCAAGGCGTTTTTAGTGGAGGCGTTCATTATGCCTCAAGAATGGATGGTGACGCCAATAAAGTATTTGCCGCAATGGAAAGTGCGTTTGAAGGTGCCCGGAACAGTGATTCTTCACATATTGTCATGACAGTGACCATGTCAGCCAATAGCCCTTCTCGTAAGGAGGACCAATAA
- a CDS encoding ECF transporter S component, with protein sequence MLANWKLREVVVLSVLAVVFGVIYLLFLQLGNVLVGMFGLIGYDLIFGIWFIVSIIAAYIIRKPGAAVLSETIAATIEVMLGNAIGPRLILAGIIQGLGAEAAFAATKWKNYSTWVLVAAGMGSSITSFVWGYFLGGFTALSPGYVAAMFFVRLASGAILAGLLGKYISDSLAKTGALNSFPLGKEARKAKQNHDISA encoded by the coding sequence ATGTTGGCAAACTGGAAGCTTCGTGAGGTTGTTGTCTTATCCGTCCTGGCAGTCGTTTTCGGAGTAATCTACCTCCTGTTCTTACAGCTCGGCAATGTGCTTGTAGGGATGTTCGGCCTAATCGGCTATGATTTGATCTTCGGCATCTGGTTCATCGTTTCAATCATAGCTGCATACATCATCAGAAAGCCTGGAGCAGCGGTGTTATCAGAAACGATTGCAGCAACAATAGAGGTCATGCTTGGCAACGCTATTGGTCCGCGGCTGATTCTGGCTGGCATTATTCAGGGACTAGGTGCAGAAGCTGCATTTGCGGCAACCAAATGGAAAAACTATTCAACATGGGTTCTGGTAGCCGCAGGAATGGGGTCTTCAATCACCAGCTTCGTTTGGGGCTACTTTTTAGGCGGCTTTACCGCTCTATCACCTGGTTATGTGGCAGCAATGTTTTTCGTCAGGCTTGCAAGCGGAGCTATCTTAGCCGGCCTACTAGGAAAATACATAAGTGACAGCCTTGCTAAAACTGGAGCGTTGAATAGCTTCCCGCTAGGAAAGGAAGCCAGAAAGGCAAAGCAGAATCATGATATCTCAGCCTAG
- a CDS encoding ABC transporter ATP-binding protein, with amino-acid sequence MISQPSLPLLEVSNLTFQFDSDQDHVLKDITFNINENENILVLGPSGSGKSTLAYCMNNLYPSSVDGIMSGSIKFNGRALPTFEPGKINQKIGLVMQDPDSQFCMLTVEEEIAFVLENIKFPSLEMKERIDYALDLVDMKHLKHSLIHSLSGGQKQKLAIASALAMEPELLILDEPTANLDPASGFELVQTLKRLKKKHSFSILIIEHNVDYWLEIVERCMILNTEGELFFNGSPSVCFNQFAKELKSEGIWLPHSIDAGLKLREAGLLRSSYLPMTIDEIIKNSEDIESVIEFLSTDVHKQKLNPSPSIYEVNDVSYARDHHFIIQDISLSINAGEFIAIAGSNGSGKTTFSKCLAGLISSRGEIKFYGHSLVDWHEEQKWSRLGYVFQNPEHQFITDSVIDEINYSLKAKEETQRYENKDILRTLGLANQVYSHPFSLSQGQKRRLSVAVMLVNGQEVLIMDEPTFGQDANTSKEIIDFAVKAVPETGSIIMITHDMNLIDRYADKVLVMEKGEMIFYDSPSKLWNHTQILARAKLRLPFLKELEMHLEGKYAVK; translated from the coding sequence ATGATATCTCAGCCTAGTCTTCCATTACTCGAAGTGTCAAACTTAACGTTCCAGTTTGATTCTGACCAGGATCATGTTTTAAAAGACATCACTTTTAACATTAATGAAAATGAGAACATTCTTGTTTTGGGTCCAAGTGGTTCAGGTAAAAGTACACTCGCATACTGTATGAATAATCTATATCCGTCTTCTGTTGATGGAATTATGAGTGGCAGTATTAAATTTAATGGACGGGCTTTACCCACCTTCGAGCCCGGAAAGATAAATCAGAAAATCGGATTGGTCATGCAGGATCCTGATTCACAGTTCTGCATGCTGACTGTCGAGGAAGAAATTGCTTTTGTATTAGAAAATATAAAGTTTCCTAGTTTAGAAATGAAAGAAAGAATTGATTATGCCCTTGATTTAGTTGACATGAAGCATTTGAAGCACAGCCTGATCCACTCTCTCTCCGGCGGGCAAAAGCAAAAGCTTGCGATTGCCAGTGCACTGGCAATGGAGCCTGAGTTATTGATCCTTGATGAGCCAACTGCCAATCTAGACCCCGCCTCTGGGTTTGAATTAGTCCAGACTTTAAAAAGATTAAAGAAAAAACACTCATTCAGCATCCTCATAATTGAACATAACGTGGATTACTGGCTTGAAATAGTGGAACGCTGCATGATATTAAATACTGAGGGTGAACTATTTTTTAATGGTTCTCCTAGTGTTTGCTTTAATCAATTTGCAAAGGAACTGAAAAGTGAAGGAATTTGGCTTCCACACTCTATTGATGCGGGATTAAAGCTGCGGGAGGCTGGATTGCTAAGGTCCTCCTACCTGCCAATGACAATCGATGAAATTATTAAAAATAGTGAAGATATAGAAAGTGTAATTGAGTTTTTGTCAACTGATGTCCACAAGCAAAAACTGAACCCTTCTCCTTCCATTTACGAAGTGAATGATGTCAGTTACGCGAGAGACCATCATTTTATAATCCAGGATATTTCTTTATCGATTAATGCGGGTGAATTTATTGCAATAGCCGGTTCAAACGGATCCGGAAAGACAACTTTTTCAAAATGTTTGGCTGGGTTGATTTCATCAAGAGGTGAAATAAAGTTTTATGGTCACTCTTTAGTAGATTGGCATGAAGAACAAAAGTGGAGCAGGCTTGGATACGTATTCCAGAATCCTGAGCATCAATTCATTACCGATTCTGTAATCGATGAAATTAATTACAGCCTTAAAGCGAAGGAAGAAACTCAAAGATATGAAAATAAAGATATTTTGAGAACCCTTGGTTTAGCTAACCAGGTTTACAGTCATCCCTTCTCATTGAGTCAGGGCCAAAAAAGAAGACTGAGTGTAGCCGTCATGCTGGTGAATGGACAGGAGGTTCTGATTATGGACGAACCGACATTTGGCCAGGATGCGAACACCTCAAAGGAAATCATTGATTTTGCTGTAAAGGCTGTACCAGAGACAGGAAGCATAATAATGATTACTCATGATATGAATTTAATTGATCGTTACGCAGATAAAGTATTAGTGATGGAAAAAGGAGAAATGATATTTTACGATTCTCCAAGCAAGCTATGGAATCACACACAAATATTGGCGAGAGCTAAATTAAGACTACCGTTCCTCAAGGAATTGGAAATGCATCTGGAGGGGAAATATGCTGTTAAATGA
- a CDS encoding energy-coupling factor transporter transmembrane component T family protein, producing the protein MLLNEMNPSIKALSILVCILILSIFFDPVTPLLSLVMTIAITFVFGKINFKKWILLFSPFLFMAIVYVWSSLLFPRVDPGDSVIWEWKFITITAEGFQRSLSLGLRVLSFASLSLLFALTTNPINFLLSLMQQCRLSPKIAYSIMAGYQFLPLIKDEFEIIRSAHRIRGAGRTLTLRDKIKEIKRYAIPLLATGIRKAERTAVAMESKGFTGDRNREFYKIITVSKKDWLLLCLLVSVVLISAFTSHKLGYLALYNGEL; encoded by the coding sequence ATGCTGTTAAATGAGATGAACCCAAGCATAAAAGCCTTGAGCATTCTTGTCTGCATCCTGATTCTATCGATATTTTTCGATCCGGTCACACCTTTGCTGAGTCTCGTTATGACAATAGCGATAACATTTGTATTTGGCAAGATCAACTTTAAGAAGTGGATCCTTCTATTCTCTCCTTTTCTTTTTATGGCAATAGTCTATGTCTGGTCATCACTATTGTTTCCGAGAGTAGATCCGGGAGACAGTGTCATCTGGGAATGGAAGTTCATCACCATCACTGCAGAAGGATTCCAAAGAAGCCTATCGCTTGGATTAAGAGTACTGAGTTTCGCTTCTCTTTCACTCTTATTTGCCCTTACGACAAACCCGATTAATTTTTTACTTAGCTTGATGCAGCAATGCAGGCTTTCTCCGAAAATTGCTTATTCTATCATGGCAGGTTATCAATTTCTCCCCTTGATAAAAGATGAATTCGAAATTATCAGAAGTGCCCATCGAATAAGAGGTGCGGGAAGAACATTAACTCTCCGGGATAAAATAAAGGAAATAAAGAGGTATGCAATTCCCCTGCTGGCGACCGGGATCAGAAAAGCAGAAAGAACAGCTGTTGCAATGGAGTCAAAAGGATTCACAGGAGATAGGAACAGAGAATTTTATAAAATCATCACCGTATCAAAAAAGGATTGGCTGCTGTTATGTTTACTGGTCAGCGTAGTTCTCATTAGTGCTTTTACCTCACACAAGCTTGGATATCTGGCATTGTATAATGGGGAATTATAA
- a CDS encoding c-type cytochrome, whose translation MKNSLAIIIGFLIFGSLFVGWKISQDLGPAETATAPQPQTESASKEIEFNPPSMEDVPDGPLGESIKYGHELVMETNTVADEYVGNNLSCASCHANGGTVKEEAPMVGLSAVYPEYRPREGEVYTLEDRINGCMIRSMNGKMFPTDSKEMRAMIAYLQYMSEGVPAGADLAWRAPKEPKQYPVPSVEDGEKLYAQSCASCHAADGSGTGTNTGPAVWGENSFNDGAGMSRLTKMAGYVQKNMPKGQGGTLSDQQAIDLAAYILSHDRPEFQGHEGDWPKGGRPADIMNKEKREQVKNGTIDWEAMLTIKK comes from the coding sequence ATGAAAAATAGTCTTGCAATTATTATTGGATTTTTAATCTTCGGATCCTTATTCGTTGGCTGGAAAATAAGCCAGGATTTGGGGCCTGCTGAAACAGCAACTGCGCCTCAGCCGCAAACTGAGAGTGCTAGCAAAGAAATTGAGTTCAACCCGCCAAGCATGGAGGACGTACCTGATGGTCCTCTTGGAGAAAGTATAAAATATGGCCATGAGCTAGTAATGGAAACAAATACAGTAGCTGATGAGTACGTTGGCAATAATCTTTCATGTGCAAGCTGCCACGCAAATGGAGGCACGGTGAAAGAAGAAGCACCAATGGTTGGGCTGTCTGCGGTCTATCCAGAATACAGGCCGCGAGAAGGTGAGGTGTACACTCTGGAAGATCGTATCAATGGATGTATGATCCGAAGCATGAATGGGAAAATGTTCCCGACTGACAGTAAAGAAATGCGTGCGATGATCGCTTATTTGCAATACATGTCAGAAGGTGTACCGGCTGGAGCGGACCTTGCTTGGAGAGCGCCAAAAGAGCCAAAGCAATACCCTGTTCCTAGCGTTGAAGATGGTGAAAAGCTTTACGCGCAATCTTGTGCTAGCTGCCATGCTGCCGATGGATCTGGAACTGGAACAAATACAGGCCCAGCTGTTTGGGGAGAAAATTCTTTCAATGACGGTGCTGGTATGTCAAGATTGACGAAAATGGCGGGATACGTTCAGAAGAACATGCCTAAAGGGCAGGGTGGAACTTTATCCGATCAGCAAGCCATCGATTTGGCAGCATATATTCTTTCACATGACCGGCCTGAATTCCAAGGGCATGAGGGCGACTGGCCGAAAGGCGGAAGGCCCGCAGACATCATGAATAAGGAAAAACGCGAGCAAGTCAAAAACGGTACAATCGATTGGGAAGCAATGCTTACAATTAAAAAATAA
- a CDS encoding ferritin-like domain-containing protein, whose product MYPYYDHYRQNQKLIKDLTKAINGEYSATQCYTKLAGMAPNAEQRDQINEILNDEKKHLQQFSQIFTTLTGKQPRPQMVEECGETYLEGLRASFKDEQKTTDFYHEIADEATDPVIKKIFRRAAYDEQNHAVWFLYYLGKEK is encoded by the coding sequence ATGTATCCATATTATGACCACTATAGACAAAACCAAAAGCTTATTAAGGACCTAACTAAAGCCATAAATGGCGAATACAGTGCGACACAATGCTATACAAAGCTTGCAGGTATGGCGCCGAATGCTGAACAAAGGGACCAAATCAATGAGATACTGAATGATGAAAAAAAGCATCTTCAGCAGTTTTCACAAATTTTTACAACTCTGACAGGAAAGCAGCCACGCCCGCAGATGGTTGAAGAATGCGGTGAAACGTATCTTGAAGGACTTCGAGCATCTTTCAAGGATGAACAAAAAACAACTGATTTTTATCATGAAATAGCGGATGAAGCCACAGACCCGGTCATAAAAAAGATTTTCAGGCGGGCGGCTTATGATGAGCAGAACCATGCCGTGTGGTTCCTCTATTATTTAGGAAAAGAAAAGTAG